A genomic window from Algoriphagus sp. Y33 includes:
- a CDS encoding RNA polymerase sigma factor encodes MSDILIERLKSGDKAALGEVYKLYREPFLQFAKRYHQDVELLHDIYQDVSIALFDRAVSGKLELEKSSIKTYLFSMGKFMLFTKLKKERPNFELKEDQEWNQGMYEEAKLFIEEPDSRVTFLGRSLANLGEKCRKILELYYYENKSMKEIQQIMDYNHPDVVKSHKSRCMKTLKESFKHKKFEY; translated from the coding sequence ATGAGTGATATTCTTATAGAAAGGCTAAAGTCCGGGGATAAGGCGGCACTGGGAGAAGTATACAAATTATACAGGGAGCCATTTCTACAGTTTGCAAAGCGTTATCACCAGGATGTAGAACTTCTACATGACATCTATCAGGATGTAAGCATAGCCTTATTCGACAGAGCTGTAAGCGGAAAACTCGAACTGGAAAAAAGCAGCATTAAAACCTACCTCTTTTCCATGGGTAAATTCATGCTGTTTACCAAACTGAAAAAAGAACGCCCCAACTTTGAATTAAAAGAAGATCAGGAATGGAATCAGGGAATGTATGAAGAAGCCAAACTCTTTATAGAAGAACCTGATTCAAGGGTGACTTTCCTAGGGAGATCACTGGCCAATCTCGGGGAAAAATGCCGAAAAATCCTGGAGCTTTATTACTACGAAAACAAAAGCATGAAGGAAATCCAGCAGATAATGGATTATAATCACCCGGACGTGGTCAAAAGCCATAAATCCCGATGCATGAAGACACTCAAGGAGTCGTTTAAACACAAAAAATTTGAATATTGA
- a CDS encoding DUF4412 domain-containing protein, whose translation MKRYFNSKIYPLCFCLFFMVIEGQSQVLKKLKDQMATKAISGDNQSNEGKGMGGLDLAGMMGQSKDFKAPSEYSFDFQVTMEMNMEKGKPMTQVWKYNVAKSYFGMETAGMLIIYDLDSDVMVTLNPKDKTYSAMSTSMMGMFGNAADEQVDESMPQLVKTNETKTILGYTATKYIMEDEDLKGEFWMAPEVKFDQTAFAKSLGSYSKKSVPLPEKMQGFMMEMTAFDKKGKVTSHMKVTQLGEIEQVIDMSQYKNGMAF comes from the coding sequence ATGAAAAGATATTTTAATTCCAAGATTTACCCATTGTGTTTCTGCCTGTTTTTTATGGTAATCGAAGGACAATCCCAAGTCTTGAAGAAACTCAAAGACCAGATGGCAACCAAAGCCATTTCAGGAGATAACCAATCCAATGAAGGAAAAGGGATGGGGGGACTAGACTTAGCCGGTATGATGGGGCAGTCTAAGGATTTTAAAGCTCCTTCCGAGTACAGTTTTGATTTTCAAGTCACCATGGAAATGAATATGGAAAAGGGGAAACCTATGACCCAAGTATGGAAGTACAATGTGGCTAAGAGCTATTTTGGGATGGAAACGGCCGGTATGCTCATAATTTATGACCTCGACAGCGATGTAATGGTGACACTCAATCCCAAGGACAAAACCTATTCAGCTATGTCCACCTCCATGATGGGAATGTTTGGCAATGCCGCTGATGAACAGGTGGATGAAAGCATGCCTCAACTAGTCAAGACTAACGAAACCAAAACGATTTTGGGCTACACCGCTACCAAATACATCATGGAGGATGAAGATTTGAAAGGAGAATTTTGGATGGCTCCTGAAGTGAAGTTTGATCAGACCGCCTTTGCCAAATCCCTCGGATCTTATTCTAAAAAGTCTGTGCCCTTACCGGAAAAAATGCAGGGATTTATGATGGAAATGACGGCTTTTGACAAGAAAGGTAAAGTCACTTCTCATATGAAAGTAACACAACTTGGCGAGATCGAGCAAGTGATAGATATGAGTCAATACAAGAATGGGATGGCCTTTTAA